A single genomic interval of Mycolicibacterium sp. MU0053 harbors:
- a CDS encoding MaoC family dehydratase has translation MTQVYSGLDAIADAAGSELGPTDWLTVTQERVDLFADATDDHQWIHVDPARAADGPFGATIAHGLLTLSLLPRFMHELYRVDGVKMAINYGFNKVRFISPVPVGAKVRARARIEKAERLDAAVQATMVTTVEIEGVDKPAAVIESVVRYVG, from the coding sequence GTGACACAGGTTTACTCAGGGCTCGACGCCATCGCCGACGCCGCGGGCAGCGAGTTGGGGCCCACCGACTGGCTGACCGTCACCCAGGAGCGCGTCGACCTGTTCGCCGACGCCACCGACGACCATCAATGGATCCATGTCGACCCGGCGCGGGCCGCCGACGGGCCGTTCGGGGCGACCATCGCCCATGGTCTGCTGACGTTGTCGCTGCTGCCGCGGTTCATGCATGAGCTGTACCGCGTCGACGGGGTGAAGATGGCGATCAACTACGGGTTCAACAAGGTCCGGTTCATCTCGCCGGTTCCGGTGGGAGCCAAGGTCCGTGCCCGCGCCCGCATCGAAAAGGCCGAGCGCCTCGACGCCGCGGTGCAGGCCACCATGGTCACCACGGTCGAGATCGAAGGCGTCGACAAGCCCGCCGCCGTCATCGAATCGGTGGTCCGCTATGTCGGCTGA
- a CDS encoding DUF7065 domain-containing protein: protein MGPEPTFNESMYFQFSDPASGLAGFLRLANRPNEGRGERTICLYLPDGTLAFGFARPTVTSNDQMNAAGLSVDLAVPMKQLRVRFDGQVSLLADPRTLIDPKRALSASPIADCRIELQYAAIAPPYAGTFDGDGEGASFAPNHYEQLAAVTGTVQIGDAETLVNGHGLRDHSWGPRSWQAPWFYRWVHGSAADQGFMVAYFGEPDGTSRSGGFVWDGATLHTCREATVSTVRDTDHYQQTVRVEAIGDERRWSFEGQVLTSAPLRNRSRDGAATTRIIESTVRWTDADGHVLHGMAEYLDQLRDDLPVGLDV from the coding sequence GTGGGACCAGAACCCACGTTCAATGAGTCGATGTACTTCCAGTTCAGCGACCCAGCGTCGGGGCTGGCGGGATTTCTACGGCTGGCAAACCGGCCGAACGAGGGGCGCGGAGAACGCACCATCTGCCTGTATCTGCCCGACGGCACCCTGGCCTTCGGGTTCGCCCGGCCCACCGTGACGAGCAACGATCAGATGAACGCCGCCGGCCTGAGTGTCGACCTTGCGGTCCCGATGAAGCAACTGCGGGTGCGCTTCGACGGCCAAGTTTCCCTGCTTGCGGACCCTCGCACCCTCATCGACCCCAAACGTGCCCTGAGCGCCAGTCCCATCGCGGATTGCCGCATCGAACTGCAGTACGCCGCGATCGCACCGCCCTACGCGGGCACCTTCGACGGCGACGGCGAGGGCGCCTCGTTCGCGCCCAACCACTACGAACAACTGGCCGCGGTGACCGGAACTGTGCAGATCGGCGACGCGGAAACCCTCGTCAACGGACATGGGCTGCGTGACCATTCGTGGGGGCCACGCTCCTGGCAGGCGCCGTGGTTCTACCGGTGGGTCCACGGGTCCGCTGCCGACCAGGGCTTCATGGTCGCCTACTTCGGCGAACCCGACGGCACCTCCCGCAGCGGCGGGTTCGTGTGGGACGGTGCGACTTTGCACACCTGCCGCGAGGCCACGGTGAGCACGGTCCGCGACACCGATCACTACCAGCAGACGGTACGTGTCGAGGCCATCGGCGATGAACGGCGCTGGAGTTTCGAGGGGCAAGTGCTGACTTCGGCCCCGCTGCGGAACCGTTCTCGGGACGGCGCCGCCACCACCCGCATCATCGAGTCCACCGTGCGTTGGACCGACGCCGACGGACACGTGCTGCACGGCATGGCCGAATACCTTGATCAGCTCCGCGACGACCTGCCCGTCGGGCTGGACGTCTGA
- a CDS encoding MBL fold metallo-hydrolase, producing MTPTSTNAPDSDHLQRIAPRVVRVQLPLPLPDLKVINAYIVEGTTGITLVDPGWSTAESEAQLLAALHSLGYGRSDVERILVTHAHWDHYTLAVKWRDELGAELMLGAGERHSIEAFDAAEGIHPVQRQMLLRAGAPDLSRVIQQTPWEPYEHNAPFAPPDRWLHGGERIDCGGTQIVARSTPGHTRGHVVYEDEAAGLVFTGDHLLPRITPSIAFERTPERLPLRSFLASLRLFVDLPDHRMLPAHGGVDNTTAVRAAELIEHHRERLTAVADLVATNESATAYDIAAQMRWTRHERLIAELNPIHRMVAVLEVMAHLDLLVHQGVLAVDESQTSATFTLA from the coding sequence GTGACCCCTACTTCCACCAACGCCCCAGACAGCGACCATCTGCAGCGAATCGCACCTCGGGTGGTCCGGGTTCAGCTGCCGCTGCCCCTGCCCGATCTGAAGGTCATCAACGCTTACATCGTGGAAGGCACCACCGGCATCACGCTCGTCGATCCCGGCTGGTCGACCGCCGAATCCGAGGCGCAGTTGCTCGCGGCGTTGCACAGCCTGGGATACGGCCGATCCGACGTCGAGCGCATCTTGGTCACTCATGCGCACTGGGACCATTACACCCTGGCCGTGAAATGGCGTGATGAGCTGGGCGCCGAGTTGATGCTCGGCGCCGGTGAACGGCACTCGATCGAGGCCTTCGATGCCGCCGAGGGCATCCATCCCGTCCAGCGGCAAATGCTGCTCCGGGCCGGCGCCCCCGATCTCTCGCGCGTCATCCAACAGACGCCGTGGGAGCCCTACGAACACAACGCACCCTTCGCTCCCCCGGACCGTTGGCTCCACGGCGGCGAACGGATCGACTGCGGCGGGACGCAGATCGTGGCCCGATCGACACCGGGCCACACCAGGGGGCACGTCGTGTACGAGGACGAGGCCGCCGGCCTGGTCTTCACCGGTGACCACCTGCTGCCGCGGATCACGCCGTCGATCGCCTTCGAGCGCACGCCCGAGCGGCTGCCGTTGCGGTCGTTCCTCGCGTCGCTCCGGCTGTTCGTCGATCTTCCCGATCACCGGATGCTGCCGGCGCACGGGGGCGTCGACAACACCACTGCCGTGCGCGCCGCCGAACTCATCGAGCATCACCGCGAACGCCTTACGGCGGTGGCTGATCTGGTGGCGACGAACGAGTCGGCCACGGCCTATGACATTGCCGCCCAGATGCGTTGGACGAGGCATGAGCGGCTGATCGCCGAGTTGAATCCGATCCATCGGATGGTCGCGGTGCTCGAGGTGATGGCGCATCTGGATCTGTTGGTGCATCAGGGCGTACTTGCCGTCGACGAATCCCAAACCAGCGCGACGTTCACGCTGGCGTGA
- a CDS encoding enoyl-CoA hydratase-related protein produces MSAERAVETAKRLYEALAGGDKDALGALLHPDFVGHAAEGLPLQMGGEHVGGEAMRTNLWWRIGEHFRVKAIAEEFQSLPDARLMVTGRYRGTARRSGNPLDAAFVHVIAFSDDGRIVALQQLTDTAAWHAALDGPSALETIEYRVDDGVATVCLNRPAERNAIDMRVGQETLEVARRIEADPTVRCVLICGNGPALTVGGDIKHFVEGRSERFGDYLAEMTVPFHRAFDILSRIQAPIVTAAHGAVAGGGIGYVYAADIVVAAEGTRFLTAFAGLGVSGDGGGTWHLPRLIGPRRAAEAYLRNKPISAQQALEWGMINEIVPADRLREHATELARELATGPTRAFGAMRELLRDSWRSDLSGHLLAETRALKATGDTQDAAAAINAFAAKQQPTFIGR; encoded by the coding sequence ATGTCGGCTGAGCGCGCGGTTGAGACTGCCAAGCGTCTGTACGAGGCACTTGCCGGCGGTGACAAGGATGCCTTGGGTGCGTTGTTGCATCCGGACTTCGTCGGGCACGCGGCCGAAGGGCTGCCCCTGCAGATGGGCGGCGAACATGTCGGCGGCGAGGCCATGCGCACCAACCTGTGGTGGCGCATCGGCGAGCACTTCCGGGTCAAGGCGATTGCCGAGGAATTTCAGAGCCTGCCCGACGCGCGACTGATGGTGACCGGCCGCTACCGCGGCACCGCGCGGCGGAGCGGAAACCCGTTGGATGCCGCCTTCGTTCACGTCATCGCCTTCAGCGATGACGGTCGCATCGTGGCATTGCAGCAGCTCACCGACACCGCGGCCTGGCATGCCGCGCTCGACGGCCCATCCGCGCTCGAGACAATCGAGTATCGCGTAGACGACGGTGTCGCCACCGTGTGTCTGAATCGACCTGCCGAGCGCAACGCCATCGACATGCGCGTGGGCCAGGAGACCCTCGAGGTGGCCCGTCGCATCGAGGCCGACCCGACCGTGCGGTGCGTGCTCATCTGCGGCAACGGACCCGCCCTCACCGTGGGCGGCGACATCAAGCACTTCGTCGAAGGCCGCTCGGAGCGGTTCGGTGACTACCTCGCCGAGATGACTGTCCCGTTTCATCGTGCATTCGACATCCTCAGCCGAATCCAGGCGCCGATTGTCACCGCGGCGCATGGCGCTGTCGCCGGCGGCGGTATCGGGTATGTGTACGCCGCCGACATCGTGGTCGCCGCCGAGGGCACCAGGTTCTTGACCGCCTTCGCGGGGCTCGGGGTGTCCGGCGACGGCGGCGGCACCTGGCATCTGCCGCGCTTGATCGGCCCGCGCCGAGCCGCGGAGGCGTATTTGCGCAACAAGCCGATCAGTGCGCAGCAGGCACTGGAGTGGGGAATGATCAACGAGATCGTGCCCGCGGACCGGCTACGCGAACACGCCACAGAGCTGGCTCGGGAACTGGCCACCGGACCGACCCGGGCCTTCGGCGCGATGCGCGAATTGCTGCGCGATTCCTGGCGCAGCGACCTGTCGGGGCATCTGCTCGCTGAAACACGCGCCCTCAAGGCCACTGGCGACACCCAGGATGCTGCGGCCGCGATCAACGCGTTCGCGGCCAAACAACAACCCACTTTCATCGGAAGGTAA
- a CDS encoding class I adenylate-forming enzyme family protein: protein MIPGNDIDARRHALSSRHPVWQPVTLGAWLDTCSQRHPERPFVITDEITLSYRDVAEESLRLAAGLHALGLRPGDRVGIVMGNYPEFVTLKFAVARLGAIAVPFNYLYRTEELRYVLADSGCRVLITMTRFGQQDYQGMLDDIVPGWDTTSFVERSVPVSAGLSELRHVVLLETDGEPPRPGSLTVADLGALGDPASVPATVGDIDPHAAADMLYTSGTTGFPKGVVTSHDAVLRTAYASALTRAFEDGRRVLFSLPCYHMFGYIEGLLSVMFVGGAIVPQPAFTAEGYFAGIAAHRATDMLCVPTMAVAMVESPHRRDYDLSSLRAILCGSAPAPVWLWRQIEKDFGVSEIVTGYGMTECGGAMTLTLPEDPLELTSETVGRPKLAGSAGVAETGALTVYSAVDPESGQEVGVGTEGELVSRGPTTMLEYWNRPTDTAEALRNGWLHSGDLGRVRADGYLQVTGRSKELYKSGGELVMPKEIEDLLAGFDDISQVFAIGLTDERWGEIGCVVVVPAPRAELTEELVLSRCRANLARFKVPKRVEFIEAAGLPTTPTGKVQKFRLVQRFTGGS from the coding sequence ATGATCCCCGGCAACGACATCGACGCCCGCCGACACGCGCTCAGCTCACGGCACCCCGTATGGCAGCCTGTCACGCTCGGGGCCTGGCTGGACACCTGCTCCCAACGTCATCCCGAGCGACCGTTCGTGATCACCGATGAGATCACCCTGAGCTACCGGGATGTCGCCGAGGAGTCGCTGCGGCTGGCGGCGGGACTGCACGCACTGGGACTTCGCCCCGGCGATCGTGTCGGGATAGTGATGGGCAACTACCCCGAGTTCGTCACACTCAAGTTCGCGGTGGCACGGCTCGGCGCTATCGCGGTCCCGTTCAACTACCTGTACCGCACCGAAGAACTGCGCTACGTCCTCGCCGACTCCGGATGCCGAGTCCTCATCACGATGACGCGGTTCGGGCAGCAGGATTATCAGGGCATGCTCGATGACATCGTCCCGGGTTGGGACACAACGTCATTCGTCGAGCGGTCCGTGCCCGTGTCCGCGGGACTCTCCGAGTTGCGTCATGTCGTGCTACTTGAGACCGACGGCGAGCCGCCCCGGCCAGGCTCGTTGACCGTCGCCGACCTCGGCGCCCTCGGGGACCCCGCGTCGGTCCCAGCCACGGTCGGTGATATCGATCCGCACGCCGCGGCCGACATGCTCTACACCTCCGGCACCACCGGCTTTCCCAAGGGCGTGGTCACCTCGCACGACGCGGTGCTGCGCACGGCCTACGCGTCGGCGCTGACCCGAGCGTTCGAGGACGGGCGACGGGTGCTGTTCTCGCTGCCCTGCTATCACATGTTCGGCTACATCGAGGGTTTGCTGTCCGTCATGTTCGTTGGGGGCGCGATCGTTCCGCAACCCGCGTTCACCGCCGAGGGTTACTTCGCGGGCATCGCCGCACACCGGGCCACCGACATGTTGTGCGTGCCGACGATGGCGGTCGCGATGGTGGAGAGCCCGCACCGGCGCGACTATGACCTGAGCTCGTTGCGCGCGATCCTGTGCGGCTCGGCACCCGCGCCGGTATGGCTGTGGCGCCAGATCGAGAAGGATTTCGGCGTCAGCGAGATCGTCACCGGCTACGGCATGACCGAATGCGGGGGAGCGATGACACTGACCTTGCCCGAAGACCCCTTGGAGCTGACCTCAGAAACTGTCGGCCGGCCGAAGCTCGCCGGTAGCGCCGGTGTCGCAGAAACCGGGGCGCTCACCGTCTACAGTGCCGTCGACCCCGAGAGCGGACAGGAAGTGGGAGTCGGCACCGAAGGCGAACTGGTATCGCGTGGGCCGACAACGATGCTTGAGTACTGGAACCGGCCGACCGACACCGCCGAGGCGCTGCGAAATGGCTGGCTGCACTCCGGTGACCTGGGGCGTGTCCGTGCCGACGGCTACCTTCAGGTCACCGGCCGCAGCAAGGAGCTCTACAAAAGCGGCGGCGAGTTGGTGATGCCCAAGGAGATCGAGGATCTGCTGGCCGGATTCGACGACATCAGCCAGGTGTTCGCCATCGGCCTGACCGACGAGCGCTGGGGCGAGATCGGCTGTGTAGTGGTGGTTCCGGCGCCGCGCGCGGAGCTCACCGAAGAGTTGGTTCTGTCCCGGTGCCGGGCCAACCTCGCGCGGTTCAAGGTGCCCAAGCGCGTCGAGTTCATCGAGGCCGCCGGCCTGCCCACCACGCCCACCGGAAAGGTGCAGAAGTTCCGGCTGGTCCAGCGCTTCACCGGCGGGAGCTGA